A genomic segment from Klebsiella africana encodes:
- a CDS encoding MFS transporter — MNTTANTTRIRWWIAGLMWLAIAINYIDRTVLSAAAPHLIDELKLDPEMMGFIMAAFFWSYSLLQIPAGWFADRFGQKKGLGLAVAWWSIATSMMGVATGFKSLLALRLALGVGEAAAYPSNAGIAARWFPDKERATVSGLFDSASKFGGAIAMPLIVWMIYTFDWRLTFLIIGSVGILWVIAWYFIYAENPEEHKRISPSEVRIIRDGQKQHHGDKTVLPMKWYKLLRYRNIWAMCIGFFTINYTSYFFITWLPTYLVKEKGMDFIKMGMVAALPLLCGMVIEVFAGWASDRLVHKKILSLTATRKLFLTIGLLMALCIGFAPFTDSVFMTVFLLCVAKSGTTVAASQVWALPGDVAPKNSVSIVAGLQNTVSNMGGAVGPIITGAIVAATGSFNWALIFSAILVVIGIINYLFLMGKIEPINDKGEKSPVLNAAEQH, encoded by the coding sequence ATGAACACGACAGCTAACACTACTCGTATTCGCTGGTGGATAGCCGGATTAATGTGGTTGGCTATTGCCATTAACTATATCGACCGGACAGTATTATCTGCCGCAGCCCCACATCTAATAGATGAACTGAAACTCGACCCCGAAATGATGGGGTTTATCATGGCGGCTTTTTTTTGGTCATACTCGTTATTACAGATCCCCGCAGGATGGTTCGCCGATCGTTTTGGTCAGAAAAAAGGTCTTGGTTTAGCCGTCGCCTGGTGGTCAATTGCCACCTCAATGATGGGCGTTGCCACGGGTTTTAAATCACTTCTGGCATTGCGACTGGCTTTAGGTGTTGGCGAGGCCGCCGCCTACCCCAGCAACGCCGGGATCGCCGCACGCTGGTTTCCGGATAAAGAGCGCGCCACCGTATCCGGACTCTTCGATAGTGCGTCAAAATTTGGCGGGGCGATTGCCATGCCGCTTATCGTCTGGATGATCTACACCTTTGACTGGCGACTGACCTTTTTGATCATCGGCAGTGTGGGCATTTTATGGGTTATCGCCTGGTATTTTATCTATGCTGAAAACCCAGAAGAACACAAACGCATCAGTCCTTCAGAAGTGCGTATTATTCGCGATGGCCAAAAACAACATCACGGCGACAAAACCGTATTGCCAATGAAATGGTATAAGCTCTTGCGTTATCGTAACATTTGGGCAATGTGCATCGGTTTTTTTACCATCAATTATACGTCCTATTTTTTCATTACCTGGCTTCCCACTTACCTGGTAAAAGAGAAAGGTATGGATTTTATTAAAATGGGAATGGTAGCCGCTCTGCCTTTATTATGCGGGATGGTGATTGAGGTTTTTGCTGGCTGGGCCTCAGATCGTCTGGTACATAAGAAAATACTGTCTCTCACAGCGACCCGTAAACTGTTTTTGACTATCGGCTTGCTTATGGCACTTTGTATCGGCTTTGCACCATTTACCGACTCTGTGTTTATGACCGTCTTTCTCTTGTGTGTCGCCAAATCAGGCACGACGGTCGCCGCATCACAGGTTTGGGCCTTACCGGGTGATGTTGCCCCCAAAAATAGCGTCTCAATTGTCGCTGGGCTGCAAAATACGGTTTCGAATATGGGAGGCGCAGTCGGTCCTATCATTACGGGTGCGATCGTTGCTGCGACAGGCTCATTCAACTGGGCACTGATTTTCTCGGCCATTCTGGTCGTTATCGGGATAATCAACTACCTGTTCCTGATGGGTAAAATTGAACCTATCAATGACAAGGGTGAAAAATCACCCGTCCTTAATGCTGCTGAACAACATTAA
- a CDS encoding PhzF family phenazine biosynthesis protein yields MQEIQFYLVDAFSDKNFGGNAAAVCPLSEWLADDVLLKMAQQHNQSETAFFVRTDEGYELRWFTTLAEINLCGHATLAAAHVIFEYLDHPSATILFSTRFVGELRVTRNGDWLTLDFPAWSTTPVDNPPADLLAGLGLEAAVEVREGRDYLVVLADRQQVEAVQPDMARLRTLGKMICVSAADEEYDFVSRFFCPGEGVPEDPVTGSAHSMLIPWWGEKLGKTTMMARQGSTRGGDLRCQWQGDRVLIGGQATTYLRGTIYLRG; encoded by the coding sequence ATGCAGGAAATTCAATTTTATCTGGTCGATGCTTTCAGCGATAAAAACTTCGGTGGCAATGCCGCTGCCGTATGCCCCCTCAGCGAGTGGTTAGCCGACGATGTGCTGCTGAAAATGGCCCAACAGCATAACCAGTCCGAAACGGCTTTCTTTGTCCGTACCGACGAGGGTTATGAGCTACGCTGGTTTACCACACTCGCCGAGATCAACCTCTGCGGCCACGCGACCCTCGCCGCAGCGCACGTTATTTTCGAATATCTCGACCATCCTTCGGCGACGATTCTCTTTAGCACCCGCTTTGTTGGTGAACTGCGGGTCACCCGGAACGGCGACTGGCTGACGCTCGATTTTCCGGCGTGGTCGACAACCCCGGTGGATAACCCACCGGCAGATTTGCTGGCCGGGCTGGGACTCGAGGCCGCCGTTGAAGTGCGGGAAGGGCGCGATTATCTGGTGGTGCTGGCGGATCGCCAGCAGGTTGAAGCGGTGCAACCGGATATGGCGCGGCTGCGAACGCTGGGCAAAATGATCTGCGTCAGCGCGGCGGATGAGGAGTATGACTTTGTCAGCCGCTTCTTCTGCCCGGGGGAAGGGGTGCCGGAAGATCCGGTCACCGGTTCCGCCCATAGCATGCTGATCCCCTGGTGGGGCGAAAAACTAGGGAAAACCACCATGATGGCGCGCCAGGGTTCCACCCGCGGCGGCGACCTGCGCTGCCAGTGGCAGGGCGACCGGGTGCTGATCGGCGGCCAGGCGACCACCTATCTGCGCGGAACGATTTACCTGCGAGGGTAA
- a CDS encoding sugar transporter, which yields MTTNTVSRKVAWLRVVTLAIAAFIFNTTEFAPVGLLSDIADSFGMETAQVGMMLTIYAWVVALMSLPFMLLTSKVERRRLLIGLFILFIASHVLSFFAWSFDVLVISRIGIAFAHAVFWSITSALAIRMAPPGKRAQALSLIATGTALAMVFGIPIGRIIGQYFGWRMTFLAIGLGALATLACLVKLLPTLPSEHSGSLKSLPVLFRRPALVSVYILTVVVVTAHYTAYSYIEPFVQTVAGLSGNFATVLLLILGGAGIIGSILFGKLGNQHASGLISLAIGLLLACLLLLLPASHNPHHLMLLSIFWGVAIMIIGLGMQVKVLASAPDATDVAMSLFSGIFNIGIGAGALVGSQVSLHLSMASVGYVGAIPALVALVWSLMIFRRWPVSLEDHQPHHS from the coding sequence ATGACTACGAATACGGTCTCACGCAAGGTAGCGTGGCTACGTGTCGTGACGTTGGCCATTGCCGCGTTTATTTTTAACACTACAGAATTTGCCCCTGTCGGGCTGCTGTCGGATATTGCCGACAGCTTCGGCATGGAAACCGCGCAGGTGGGCATGATGCTGACCATCTACGCATGGGTGGTGGCGCTGATGTCGCTGCCGTTTATGCTGCTAACCAGCAAAGTGGAGCGCCGGCGCCTGCTTATCGGCCTGTTTATTCTGTTTATCGCCAGCCACGTCCTGTCGTTTTTTGCCTGGAGTTTTGACGTGCTGGTGATCAGCCGCATTGGCATCGCTTTTGCGCATGCGGTGTTCTGGTCGATAACCTCGGCGCTGGCTATCCGCATGGCGCCGCCGGGTAAACGGGCGCAGGCGCTGAGCCTGATCGCCACCGGTACCGCGCTGGCGATGGTATTTGGTATTCCGATTGGCCGCATTATCGGCCAGTACTTTGGCTGGCGAATGACTTTCCTGGCGATCGGCCTCGGCGCGTTAGCCACCCTGGCCTGTCTGGTGAAACTGCTGCCGACCCTGCCGAGCGAACATTCTGGCTCGCTGAAAAGCCTGCCGGTGCTGTTCCGCCGCCCGGCGCTGGTCAGCGTATATATTCTGACCGTGGTGGTGGTGACCGCCCATTATACCGCCTACAGCTATATCGAGCCCTTTGTCCAGACCGTGGCAGGCCTGAGCGGCAACTTTGCCACCGTGCTGCTGCTGATCCTTGGCGGGGCCGGTATTATCGGCAGTATTCTGTTCGGCAAGCTCGGTAACCAGCATGCGTCAGGGCTGATAAGCCTGGCAATCGGCCTGCTGCTGGCCTGCCTGCTGCTGCTTCTGCCGGCCTCGCATAACCCGCACCACCTGATGCTGCTTAGCATCTTCTGGGGGGTGGCAATCATGATTATTGGCCTCGGTATGCAGGTGAAAGTGCTGGCCTCCGCGCCGGATGCCACCGACGTCGCCATGTCCCTGTTCTCGGGCATCTTTAATATCGGCATTGGCGCCGGGGCGCTGGTCGGCAGCCAGGTGAGTCTGCATCTGTCGATGGCCTCTGTCGGCTATGTCGGCGCCATTCCGGCACTGGTGGCGCTGGTCTGGTCGCTGATGATTTTCCGCCGCTGGCCGGTATCGCTGGAAGACCATCAGCCGCACCACTCCTGA
- a CDS encoding MarC family NAAT transporter: MFDLFKAIGLGLAVLLPLANPLTTVALFLGLAGNMNNAERNKQALMASVYVFAILMVSWYAGQVVMNTFGISIPGLRIAGGLIVAFIGFRMLFPQQKAHDSMEAKIKSEELQDEPTANIAFVPLAMPSTAGPGTIAMIISSASTVKHGVDFPEWVVLAAPPIIFLLLGVILWACLRSSGAIMRLVGKGGIEAISRLMGFLLVCMGVQFIINGVLEIISTWHP, from the coding sequence ATGTTCGATTTGTTTAAAGCAATAGGGCTCGGCCTGGCGGTGCTTTTGCCGCTGGCTAACCCACTTACAACCGTGGCGCTGTTCCTCGGCCTGGCGGGCAATATGAACAACGCCGAGCGTAACAAGCAGGCGTTAATGGCATCGGTGTATGTCTTCGCCATTCTGATGGTGTCGTGGTATGCCGGTCAGGTGGTGATGAATACATTCGGCATATCAATACCTGGGCTGCGTATCGCCGGGGGATTGATTGTGGCCTTTATCGGTTTCCGCATGCTGTTCCCCCAGCAAAAAGCCCACGATTCGATGGAAGCGAAGATCAAATCGGAAGAATTGCAGGATGAACCGACCGCCAATATCGCCTTTGTGCCGCTGGCAATGCCCAGTACCGCCGGCCCGGGTACCATCGCGATGATTATTAGCTCCGCCTCGACCGTTAAACACGGCGTGGACTTCCCGGAGTGGGTGGTGCTGGCGGCACCGCCGATCATCTTTTTACTGTTAGGGGTGATTCTGTGGGCTTGTCTGCGCAGTTCCGGCGCGATTATGCGTCTGGTTGGCAAGGGTGGGATCGAAGCGATTTCCCGACTGATGGGCTTCCTGCTGGTCTGCATGGGCGTGCAGTTTATTATTAACGGTGTGCTGGAGATCATTTCGACCTGGCATCCCTGA
- the marR gene encoding multiple antibiotic resistance transcriptional regulator MarR, with amino-acid sequence MKSTSDLFNEMIPLGRLIQMVNQKKDRLLNDYLSPMDITATQFRVLCSIRCEVCITPVELKTVLSVDPGAMTRMLDRLACKGWIERLPNPADKRGVLVQLTPDGAALCEQCHQVVGQKLHQELTKNLSADEVAMLEQLLKKVLP; translated from the coding sequence ATGAAAAGTACCAGCGACCTGTTTAATGAAATGATCCCGCTGGGTCGCTTGATCCAGATGGTTAACCAGAAAAAAGATCGCCTGCTCAACGACTACCTCTCACCTATGGATATTACCGCGACCCAGTTTCGCGTGCTCTGCTCCATTCGTTGCGAAGTATGTATTACCCCCGTTGAGCTGAAAACCGTGCTTTCCGTCGACCCGGGCGCGATGACGCGTATGCTTGACCGCCTGGCGTGCAAAGGCTGGATTGAACGGTTACCCAACCCCGCTGACAAGCGCGGCGTGCTGGTGCAGTTGACGCCGGACGGTGCAGCCCTTTGCGAGCAGTGTCATCAGGTTGTGGGTCAGAAGTTACACCAGGAGTTAACGAAAAATCTGTCGGCGGACGAAGTCGCCATGCTTGAGCAACTGCTCAAGAAGGTCCTGCCGTAA
- the marA gene encoding MDR efflux pump AcrAB transcriptional activator MarA: MSRRNNDAITIHSILSWIEDNLESPLSLEKVSERSGYSKWHLQRMFKKETGHSLGQYIRSRKLTEIAQKLKQSNEPILYLAERYGFESQQTLTRTFKNYFDVPPHKYRITNVPGESRYLHPLNN, translated from the coding sequence ATGTCCAGACGTAATAATGACGCCATCACTATCCATAGTATTTTGTCGTGGATCGAGGATAACCTGGAATCGCCCCTGTCGCTGGAAAAAGTGTCTGAGCGCTCAGGTTACTCCAAGTGGCACCTGCAACGTATGTTTAAGAAAGAGACCGGCCATTCTCTCGGCCAGTACATCCGCAGCCGCAAGCTGACGGAGATTGCGCAAAAGCTCAAGCAGAGCAATGAGCCAATCCTGTACCTGGCGGAGCGCTACGGTTTCGAGTCGCAGCAGACCCTGACGCGAACGTTCAAGAACTATTTCGATGTTCCGCCCCACAAGTATCGCATAACGAATGTACCTGGCGAGTCCCGCTATCTACATCCGCTAAATAACTGA
- the marB gene encoding multiple antibiotic resistance protein MarB, producing MKLFAAAAIVLLSLASSLSYAEQNTTPVRQNQRDTMIIPSEHNDSPFDFNHMAAGNDKSDELGVPYYQQHDL from the coding sequence ATGAAACTATTCGCTGCCGCAGCTATCGTACTCCTGTCGCTGGCCTCCAGCCTCAGCTATGCGGAGCAAAACACCACGCCGGTGCGTCAAAACCAGCGTGATACAATGATTATCCCTTCCGAACATAATGATTCGCCATTTGATTTCAATCATATGGCGGCTGGTAATGATAAATCTGACGAACTTGGCGTGCCGTACTACCAGCAGCACGACCTGTGA
- the eamA gene encoding O-acetylserine/cysteine exporter, whose amino-acid sequence MTRKDGLLALLVVVVWGLNFVVIKLGLHNMPPLMLAGLRFMLVAFPALLFVSRPAIPLRLLLGYGLTISFGQFAFLFCAIGLGMPAGLASLVLQAQAFFTIILGAFVFGERLQGKQLAGIALAIFGVLVLVEGSLGGEHVPLVGFMLTLAAALSWACGNIFNKKIMSHTARPPIMSLVVWSALIPVLPFMLASWLIDGPQTMLASLQHIDLLTILSLLYLAFIATIVGYGIWGSLLGRYETWRVAPLSLLVPVVGMASAALLLGETLSGLQLTGAVLIMAGLYINVFGLRLVRPGMARG is encoded by the coding sequence ATGACGAGGAAAGATGGACTGCTGGCGCTGCTGGTAGTGGTGGTGTGGGGGCTTAACTTTGTGGTGATTAAGCTGGGATTGCACAATATGCCGCCGCTGATGCTGGCGGGGTTGCGCTTTATGCTGGTGGCCTTCCCGGCGCTGCTGTTTGTGTCCCGCCCGGCCATTCCGCTGCGTCTGCTGCTGGGCTATGGCCTGACCATTAGCTTTGGTCAGTTTGCCTTTCTGTTCTGCGCTATCGGCCTGGGGATGCCGGCCGGTCTGGCTTCGCTGGTGCTGCAGGCGCAAGCCTTCTTCACCATCATCCTCGGCGCCTTCGTCTTTGGCGAACGGCTGCAGGGCAAGCAGCTGGCGGGGATCGCCCTGGCGATCTTTGGCGTGCTGGTGCTGGTGGAGGGCAGCCTTGGCGGGGAGCACGTGCCGCTGGTGGGCTTTATGCTGACCCTGGCGGCGGCGCTCAGCTGGGCCTGCGGTAATATCTTCAACAAGAAAATCATGTCGCATACCGCCCGGCCGCCCATTATGTCGCTGGTAGTGTGGAGCGCGTTGATCCCGGTGCTGCCGTTTATGCTGGCCTCATGGTTGATTGATGGCCCGCAGACCATGCTGGCGAGTCTGCAACACATCGATCTGCTGACGATACTGTCGCTGCTCTATCTGGCGTTTATCGCCACTATCGTCGGCTATGGCATCTGGGGATCGCTGCTGGGGCGCTATGAAACCTGGCGGGTGGCGCCGCTGTCGCTGCTGGTGCCGGTGGTGGGAATGGCCAGCGCCGCACTGCTGTTGGGGGAGACGCTCAGCGGACTGCAGCTCACCGGGGCGGTGCTGATTATGGCCGGGCTCTACATTAACGTCTTCGGCTTACGTCTGGTGCGGCCGGGTATGGCCCGCGGATAA
- the ydeE gene encoding efflux MFS transporter YdeE, with translation MITTLRRSTIALLASSLLLTIGRGATLPFMTIYLTRRFQLEVDVIGYALSLALVVGVLFSMGFGILADKFDKKRYMVWSVLVFILGFSAIPLVNNAPLVVIFFALINCAYSVFSTVLKAWFADRLTAEKKARIFSLNYTILNIGWTVGPPIGTLLVMHSINLPFWLAAACAAFPLVFIQLFLQRDGAAAVQQGAVPWSPSVLLRDRALLWFTCSGLLASFVGGAFASCLSQYVLVVASSDFAEKVVAVVLPVNAAVVVALQYAVGRRLSARNIRPLMTFGTVCFVIGLVGFMFSGASLWAWGISAAIFTLGEVIYAPGEYMLIDHIAPPGMKASYFSAQSLGWLGAAFNPMLTGLILTHLPHWSLFAILIVAIVAAWLMIFRGINARPWQPDSPMANA, from the coding sequence ATGATCACCACTCTCCGGCGCTCCACCATTGCGCTGCTGGCATCGTCGTTGCTATTAACTATTGGCCGCGGCGCCACACTGCCGTTTATGACTATCTACCTCACCCGACGCTTTCAGCTGGAGGTGGATGTGATTGGCTACGCCCTGTCGTTGGCGCTGGTGGTCGGCGTGTTGTTCAGCATGGGCTTTGGCATCCTCGCGGACAAGTTCGACAAAAAGCGCTATATGGTATGGTCAGTGCTGGTGTTCATTCTCGGCTTCAGCGCAATACCCCTGGTCAATAACGCCCCCCTGGTGGTGATCTTCTTTGCGCTGATCAACTGCGCCTACTCGGTGTTTTCCACCGTGCTAAAAGCCTGGTTTGCCGACCGGCTGACGGCAGAGAAAAAAGCGCGCATCTTCTCGCTGAACTACACCATCCTCAATATCGGCTGGACCGTCGGGCCGCCCATCGGCACCCTGCTGGTGATGCACAGCATCAATTTGCCGTTCTGGCTGGCGGCCGCCTGCGCCGCTTTTCCTCTGGTGTTTATTCAGCTGTTTCTCCAGCGGGATGGTGCCGCCGCGGTCCAGCAGGGCGCCGTGCCCTGGTCACCGTCGGTGTTGCTGCGCGACCGGGCGCTGCTGTGGTTTACCTGTTCCGGGTTGTTGGCCTCCTTCGTCGGCGGCGCCTTCGCCTCCTGCCTCTCGCAATATGTGCTGGTGGTCGCCAGCAGCGACTTCGCCGAGAAAGTGGTGGCCGTGGTGCTGCCGGTCAACGCCGCGGTGGTGGTCGCTCTGCAGTACGCGGTTGGCCGACGGCTGAGCGCGAGAAATATCCGCCCGCTGATGACCTTCGGCACCGTCTGCTTTGTGATCGGCCTTGTGGGCTTTATGTTCTCTGGCGCCAGCCTGTGGGCGTGGGGGATCTCGGCGGCGATCTTCACCCTCGGGGAAGTGATTTATGCCCCCGGGGAGTATATGCTGATTGACCATATTGCCCCGCCGGGGATGAAGGCCAGCTACTTCTCCGCCCAGTCGCTGGGGTGGCTGGGGGCGGCATTCAACCCGATGCTGACGGGGTTGATCCTCACTCATCTGCCGCACTGGTCGCTTTTTGCCATTCTTATCGTGGCGATTGTCGCCGCCTGGCTGATGATTTTCCGCGGGATCAATGCCCGCCCCTGGCAACCGGATTCTCCGATGGCCAACGCCTGA
- a CDS encoding helix-turn-helix domain-containing protein — protein sequence MNSTNQVKQLRLQRAWSQEQLAEMAGLSVRTIQRIENGERPGLETLSALAAVFEVTVAEIGGESRREDAPGPEASLDLRIEEAKARVHQESRFFRSLSVALVVCVLLAVLNHFTNPQYAWSGWVALIWGALLVVRGLRLFVFGEWIKNWRQARLQRLLRK from the coding sequence ATGAACAGCACCAATCAGGTCAAACAATTACGGCTGCAGCGCGCCTGGTCCCAGGAGCAGCTGGCCGAAATGGCGGGTCTCAGCGTCCGCACCATCCAGCGTATTGAGAATGGCGAACGCCCGGGGCTGGAGACCCTCAGCGCCCTCGCCGCGGTCTTTGAGGTGACGGTGGCCGAGATCGGCGGCGAATCCAGGCGGGAAGACGCGCCGGGCCCGGAAGCCTCGCTCGATCTGCGCATCGAGGAAGCCAAAGCGCGGGTGCATCAGGAGAGCCGCTTTTTCCGTTCGTTGTCGGTAGCGCTGGTGGTCTGCGTGCTGCTGGCGGTGCTCAACCACTTCACAAACCCGCAGTACGCCTGGTCCGGCTGGGTGGCCCTGATCTGGGGCGCCCTGCTGGTGGTGAGAGGATTACGCCTGTTCGTGTTCGGGGAATGGATCAAAAACTGGCGCCAGGCGCGCCTGCAGCGGCTGCTGCGCAAATAG
- the urtE gene encoding urea ABC transporter ATP-binding subunit UrtE translates to MLQVSQLHQYYGGSHILRGVDFSARQGEVTCLLGRNGVGKTTLLKCLMGLIPARSGEVRWQDQNITHRKPHQRVQAGVAYVPQGREIFPRLTVEENLLMGLSRFSAREAQQVPEEIYQLFPVLRTMKQRRGGDLSGGQQQQLAIGRALASRPQLLILDEPTEGIQPSVIKEIGEVIRQLASRGDMAILLVEQFYDFAAGLADHYLVMSRGAIVQQGKGGDMERDGVRAMVTI, encoded by the coding sequence ATGTTACAGGTGAGTCAGTTACATCAATACTACGGCGGCAGCCATATTTTACGCGGGGTGGATTTTTCCGCCCGCCAGGGCGAAGTCACCTGCCTGCTGGGGCGCAATGGCGTCGGTAAGACCACGCTGCTGAAATGTCTGATGGGGCTGATCCCGGCGCGCAGCGGTGAAGTGCGCTGGCAGGATCAGAACATTACCCATCGCAAACCGCACCAGCGGGTGCAGGCCGGGGTCGCCTACGTCCCGCAGGGACGCGAGATTTTTCCGCGCCTGACGGTGGAAGAAAACCTGCTGATGGGGCTGTCGCGCTTTTCCGCTCGCGAAGCGCAGCAGGTGCCGGAGGAGATCTACCAGCTTTTTCCGGTGCTCAGGACCATGAAGCAGCGGCGGGGCGGTGACTTGTCCGGCGGTCAACAGCAGCAGCTGGCGATCGGCCGCGCGCTGGCCAGCCGTCCGCAGCTGCTGATCCTTGATGAACCCACCGAGGGGATCCAGCCCTCGGTCATCAAAGAGATTGGCGAGGTGATCCGCCAGCTGGCGAGCCGCGGAGATATGGCGATCCTGCTGGTGGAACAGTTCTATGACTTTGCCGCCGGGCTGGCGGACCACTACCTGGTGATGTCGCGCGGCGCCATCGTCCAGCAGGGCAAGGGTGGTGATATGGAGCGCGACGGCGTGCGCGCTATGGTGACCATCTGA
- the urtD gene encoding urea ABC transporter ATP-binding protein UrtD yields MQPDEGLFTRQLPGDRFREQTDPVLQLENINVSFDGFRALTDLSLAIGVGELRCVIGPNGAGKTTLMDVITGKTRPQSGKALYDQSVDLTTLDPVAIARHGIGRKFQKPTVFEALTVAENLALAMKGDKSVWASLRARLSSEQDDRLNEVLRLLRLDGERYRQAGLLSHGQKQFLEIGMLLVQEPHLLLLDEPAAGMTDAETEYTAELFRTLAGQHSLMVVEHDMGFVETIADRVTVLHQGQVLAEGSLREVQANEQVIEVYLGR; encoded by the coding sequence ATGCAACCGGATGAAGGACTGTTTACCCGCCAGCTACCCGGCGATCGCTTTCGCGAACAAACCGATCCGGTGCTGCAGCTGGAGAACATCAATGTCAGCTTTGACGGTTTCCGGGCGCTGACGGATCTGTCGCTGGCGATAGGCGTCGGCGAACTGCGCTGTGTGATCGGCCCCAACGGGGCGGGCAAGACCACCCTGATGGACGTGATCACCGGCAAGACCCGGCCACAAAGCGGCAAAGCGCTCTATGACCAGTCGGTGGATCTGACCACACTCGACCCGGTGGCCATCGCGCGTCACGGCATCGGGCGCAAGTTTCAGAAGCCGACGGTCTTCGAAGCGCTGACGGTGGCGGAAAATCTCGCCCTGGCGATGAAGGGGGATAAATCGGTGTGGGCCAGCCTGCGCGCCCGGCTGAGCAGCGAACAGGACGATCGGCTGAATGAGGTGCTGCGCCTGTTGCGTCTTGACGGCGAGCGCTACCGCCAGGCCGGTCTGCTGTCCCATGGTCAGAAACAGTTTCTTGAGATCGGCATGCTGCTGGTGCAGGAGCCGCATCTGCTGCTGCTTGACGAGCCGGCGGCCGGCATGACCGATGCGGAAACGGAGTATACGGCGGAGCTATTTCGTACCCTGGCCGGACAGCACTCCCTGATGGTGGTGGAGCACGACATGGGATTTGTCGAGACCATCGCCGACCGGGTGACGGTCCTGCATCAGGGCCAGGTGCTGGCGGAGGGATCGCTGCGCGAGGTGCAGGCCAATGAGCAGGTCATTGAAGTCTATCTGGGACGTTAA
- the urtC gene encoding urea ABC transporter permease subunit UrtC, producing MSQPITLTLAQRAPRPLRWLGILLVLGLLCMPFLALLPASHPLAVPSWLLTLSGKILCYAIVAVALDLVWGYAGMLSLGHGIFFALGGYAMGMYLMRQAAGDGLPAFMSFLSWSELPWFWWGTQHFAWAMALVVLVPGLLALVFGWFAFRSKIKGVYFSIMTQALTYAGMLLFFRNETGFGGNNGFTGFTTLLGFPVTATATRAALFMATVLLLLLTLWLGAALAQSKFGRILTAVRDAENRLMFCGYDPRGFKLLVWTLSAVLCGLAGALYVPQVGIINPSEMSPTNSIEAAIWVALGGRGTLIGPVLGAGLVNGAKSIFTVAMPEYWQLFLGLIFIIVTLFLPRGVMGLLRRGDR from the coding sequence ATGAGCCAACCAATCACCTTAACGCTGGCGCAGCGCGCGCCGCGGCCTCTGCGCTGGCTGGGGATCCTGCTGGTGCTGGGGCTGCTGTGTATGCCATTCCTGGCGCTGCTGCCGGCCTCGCATCCGCTGGCGGTGCCGAGCTGGCTGCTGACGCTGAGCGGCAAAATCCTCTGCTACGCCATCGTGGCGGTGGCGCTGGATCTGGTCTGGGGCTATGCGGGCATGCTGTCGCTGGGGCATGGGATTTTCTTTGCCCTCGGCGGGTACGCCATGGGGATGTACCTGATGCGCCAGGCGGCGGGCGATGGTCTGCCGGCGTTTATGTCTTTTCTCTCCTGGAGCGAGCTGCCCTGGTTCTGGTGGGGCACGCAGCATTTCGCCTGGGCGATGGCGCTGGTGGTGCTGGTTCCCGGTCTGCTGGCCCTGGTTTTCGGCTGGTTTGCCTTTCGCTCGAAGATCAAAGGGGTCTATTTCTCGATCATGACCCAGGCCCTGACCTATGCCGGTATGCTGCTGTTCTTTCGCAATGAGACCGGGTTTGGCGGCAATAACGGCTTCACCGGTTTTACCACGCTCCTGGGCTTTCCGGTCACCGCCACCGCCACCCGCGCCGCTCTGTTTATGGCGACCGTCCTGCTGCTGTTGCTGACCCTGTGGCTGGGCGCGGCGCTGGCGCAGAGTAAGTTTGGCCGGATCCTCACCGCGGTACGTGACGCCGAAAACCGGCTGATGTTCTGCGGGTACGACCCGCGCGGCTTCAAGCTGCTGGTATGGACGCTGTCGGCGGTGCTCTGCGGTCTGGCGGGGGCGTTATATGTCCCGCAGGTGGGGATCATCAACCCCAGCGAAATGTCGCCGACCAACTCCATCGAGGCCGCCATCTGGGTGGCGCTTGGCGGCCGCGGCACCCTGATCGGCCCGGTGCTTGGCGCCGGGCTGGTCAACGGCGCGAAAAGCATTTTCACCGTGGCGATGCCAGAGTACTGGCAGCTGTTTCTGGGCCTCATCTTCATTATCGTGACCCTGTTTTTACCCCGTGGGGTGATGGGTCTGCTGCGTCGAGGAGACCGCTAA